Below is a genomic region from Nitrospira lenta.
CAACCACTCGATGGCGCCGCCCCGCCGTTGAATGAGCGCGCCGCCGTGACCGGCTGTCGCATAGCTCAACTGATGAGTAGTGCGATTGAACGATCCGATCCAAATCGTAAAATAGTTGCCGTCTTTGGTCAGCGGATAGCGGGAGTTGGCCTCGGTCAACATCGCCGCCGGATCGTGCTGCGTGATGCAATGCCGGAGATTTTCTGGTCGGAGGAACGTGGCGAAGGATGCCGCTCGCAATGCGGGGGAAACCCCATGGCCGGAGGCATCCAAAATGTAAAAGTAGATCGAGTGATCATCCCAGCTGGACACGTTGAAGAGATCCCCACCGAGTGCCAGCGAAGGCCGATACGTCCAAGCCATATCGATCTGCGGGGCGATTTCTCCCTCTACAGGCAACAAGGATTGAATGTAGTCAGCGGCGGACTTGAGTTCGCCTTCCAACTCCCCTTGCTTGGCGCGCAGCTCATCGCGCGCGCTTTCAATGCTCCGGACCAGCGACGCGGCGCGCAGTCCAGATTGCACCCGGGCGATGACCTCCTGCTTGCTGGCGGATTTGCTCAGGAAATCGTCTGCCCCGCGAGCCAGCCCCTCGGCGATTTGCTCCGGCTGGTCGTGAGACGTCATCAGGATGAGCTGACTGGACAGGATGTCGGCGTCTTGCCGAACTTGTTCACAGACGGTCGGTCCATCCATTTCCGGCATCACCCAGTCCAGGATCGTCAGATCCGGCCGTTCACGCCGCAGGATGGCGAGCCCTTCTTTTCCATCGCCGGCTTCGAGGACGCGCAGCCCCATCCGCTTCAGGCGGGCGGCCATACTCAAGCGGCTCACCGGCTCGTCGTCCACCAGGAGCACGGTGGCGGTGGCCGAAGGCGCAGCAGGTTTTACATTGGCATCAACATTCATAGCGGCGCAATCGTTACGCGGCCTGGGCGGTGTTCTTGACCGCATCTCGCTCGTTATCAAACACCGGAATCAGCTTGGGGATATTGGCCAGCCCCAGAATTTCCCGCACGTAGCTTTGGGGGTTGAGCATGCTCACTTTCCCCTGATTCAGCTTGAAATTCTGGGAGACCAGCGCCAGCAGGCCGAGGCCTGAGCTGTCGACGAACCGCACATCGGCCATATTCAAAATGACGTGACGGCAGCCTTTTTGGCGCAACGCTTCCACGGCGGCTTTAAAGGCGTCGCGATGGGCGTAGGTCAGATCTCCGTTGAGATCGAGAATGACGGCGTTGGGAATCGGGCGTTCTTTGATTTGCATCGTGGATGTCCTTTCATGTGAGTAAACCGAATGCTGCTATGACGGTCCTGCGGTCACGCGGCTTTTGCGCCGATAGCTAGATCTTCGCTTGCGTAGGTCGGAATCATCTGGTCGATGTGCGCGAGCTGCAAGACCTGTTTCACGGTTCCCTGGATGCCGACCAACGAGAGTTTGCGGCTGGTGCCTTTATAGTGTTGCGAGCTCAAGGCGAGGAGCCCGATGGCCGCGCTGTCGACAAAGGTCACCTGCTGGAAGTTTAGAATGACGTGCGCGCTCCCCGACTGTTTGACCTTTTCCATCGCCGCGGTAAATTCCTTGCGAGTCCCGAAATTAAATTGTCCGCTGATGGATATGACATCGGCATTCCGATAGGTGCGATGGGTGATCTGCATGACAAACCTCCAGAAGTTATGAAAGACGTGATACGTGCGTCAGTACCGCTCCGGCGATATCTCCCAAGGGGAGAATTTTGTCCACGCCGCCGAGCTTGATCGCCTCTTTGGGCATGCCGAACACGACACAACTTGCTTCATCCTGCGCGATGGTATAGGCGCCGGCCTGTTTCATCGCGAACATTCCCTTGGCTCCGTCGCCGCCCATGCCGGTCAGAATGACTCCGACCGCATTCGCCCCGGCATATTGCGCGACAGAATCGAAGAGCACATCGACCGACGGGCGGTGACGATTGACCGGTGGATCCTGAGTGATCCGCACGGAATAGCGCGCGCCGCTGCGCACGAGCGCCATGTGATAGCTTCCCGGCGCCACGAGGGCATGTCCCGGCAACACGCTGTCCCCGTCTTCAGCTTCCTTCACGGAAATGCGGCAGAGTTGATTCATCCGGTCGGCCCAGGTCTTGGTAAACCGTTCGGGCATATGCTGGGTGATCAGAATCGGCGGAGTGTTGGGGGGAAGGACTTCGAGCACCTCTTTAACGGCCTCCGTCCCGCCGGTGGAGGAGCCGATGGCGATGATGGTATCCGTCGTTTTGATCATCGCCGAAGAGAGATGTGTGACCACCCGTGGCGCCGGAGCCTGCCCGCTTCCATTGGCGGCCTGCACCGCTCCTCGAATTTTCGCGACGGCGGCCGCTTTGACCTTTGCAATCAAGTCATCCGCGATGTCTTCCATGCCTTCCCGAAGATCGATCTTCGGTTTGGTGATGAAATCGACGGCGCCCAACTCCAAGGCCCGCAATGTCGTCTGGCACCCGGCTTCCGTGAGCGAGCTCACCATCACGACCGGCATGGGGCGGCCCCGCATCAGCTTTTCCAGGAATGTGAGCCCGTCCATTTTCGGCATCTCGACGTCCAAGGTGATGACATCGGGATTCAAGGCCTTGATCTTCTCGCGCGCTATATAGGGATCCGGAGCCGATCCAACGACTTCAATGTCCGGATCTTTCGAGAGCAATTGCGCGAGGACTTGGCGCATCAAGGCGGAATCGTCGACGGTAATGACGCGTATCTTCCCCATAAGACAGTCTCCCGTGGGCAATCAAAACAATGTGATATCGCTCTGCGGCTGCTCTTGCGCCTCTTCCACCTTGTGTTGGTACGCGACTTCCCGGTCGTAGATCGTGCGATTCTTGATCTTCTCAATCTTCTTCATCAGCACACGTCCGGAGTCCGTGAAGTAGTACACTTTGCGCGGATACACATCGCCGAGATCGCTCTTCGCGAGATTGAGCCCTTCGGCTTTTAGATAGTTCAGCACCCATTCCGTATTGCGCGCGCCGACGTCGATGTTGCCTTCATAGATCTTTCCGGCTCCGAATAGCTTCACTTCCAGCCGAGTCTTTATCCCGCCGCGTTGCAAAATTCCGTTGATCAGCTGCTCCATGGCAAAGGACCCGTAGCGGGTGGATTCCCCGCCCCAGGCATCCCCGGAATGATGCGCTTTCGGCGCCGGCAGCATGAAATGATTCATGCCGCCCACGCCCGCGATCGGATCGCGAATGCAGGCAGAAATGCAGGAACCGAGCACGGTATAGACCACCATCGGCTCCCGGCTGACAAAAAACTCTCCCGGAAGAATGGAGGCAATCTCGTGGGGAAACCGGCTGTCAGTCACGCGGCGCACATGACTGAAATGTTCCGTGTCGATCACTGGCATGGGGCTAGCCTTCTTTCCAATAGATCGTCGGGGCGACCGTCTTGAAGGAATGCTTGACCCATTGCAGACTTTCGGAATGGCCGATGAACAAATGGCCTCCGGGCTTGAGGCATTTGTAAAACTTGCCGATCAGCCGTTCCTGGGTCGGCCGATCGAAGTAGATCATGACATTCCGACAGAAAATGAGGTCCAACGGTTGCTTGATGGGGAAGCGGTCATCCATCAGATTCATGCGGCGGAATTTGATGATGTCGGAGAGATGCGGCTTCACCTTGACAAGGCCGCGTTTCTCGCCGCGGCCTTTTAAGAAATGGCGCCGCGCAATGTCGGGCGGCACGGTTTTGATGCGCTCTTCGCCGTAGAGTCCGGCGGCGGCATGGGCGAGCACGCGGGTGGAGATATCCGAGGCGAGGACTTGGAAATTCCACTGTTCTGGATGCGGCACGCTTTCATGGAGCGTGATGGCGATGGTGTAGGGTTCTTCGCCGGTCGAGCAGGCGGAAGACCAGATCCGAATGCACTTCTCCTTGGCGAGTCCCGGCAGAATCCGGTCGCGGAGAAAATCGAAGTGTTTGGGTTCCCGAAAAAAGTCAGTCTTATTCGTCGAGAGCAGATCCAGCATGCGCGTGAACTCGACGCCGCTGTCATCGCCGGTGACGAACTCGTAATAGGCATCGAAGCTATCCAACTGCAGTTCCCGCAGGCGTTTTGAGAGGCGCGACACGACCAGGGATTGTTTGTTGTCTCCGAGCGAAATGCCGCTTTCGTCGTAGAGCAGCGTACGGATGTGATCGTATTCTTTGACGGTGATGGGGTACTCCATGGTCTTATTCCTTGTACCAGACGAATATCATCATATAGACGAGATAGGCGGTGCCTATCGTGCCGGAGAATGTCCAGAGCAGGAGATGCCCGAGTCTCCGATGCGTCGTCATGCCGGCCGCCATGGCGCCGACACTGCCATAGCGCAGACGATGCAGGCCCATGTAGAGGTTGTACCCTCCGAGTCCGATCGTGCTGACAGCAAAGAGCATGTGGGTGGCGAAGACAGGCAGATAGAGGGTCCAGTATTGCTCGCTTGTGCCGCCGAAATGCTCCCTGCCGAACATGATTTGTTTGAGTACGTAAGCGACAAGCCAAATCCCAACGACCGTGCAGGCAATAATCATCCGGCGCGAGTGGTGCGGGACATCATGACTCTTGGCCGAACGCACCCCTGCCAGGGCGACGAAATAGGCTCCGGTGATGCTGGTTAAGACCGCATACCAAAGGAAGGATTTTAGATCCATGATATCCTTTCCAGTCATTGGTGGCGCCTGTACAGCCACGCCTCCGTATCGGTCCGTTCGTGTGGAATCTTTACTCGTGGATCGTGGAAAGACCGAATTGATCGTGTGTGGGAGGCCCGTCGAAGCGAACGGCGCGGGGCAGGCAGAATCTGCCTACCCCACGCGAGGGCTAGAATCTAAAACTCTTCAAAATCGTCGTCTTTCCGGCGGCGATCATGGCCGTTGCCCGCTCCGACGCCGACCGGTGCCTTGGCCTCAGCGGGTTTCGAGGTAAAGGCCGGTTTCTTCAGTCCTGCTTTCGCGCCGTTGCCGGCGCTCATGGGCTTGGGAGCCGGCTTCGTGGCTGCGACGTACTCACGCCGCGGAGCGGAATGATTGTCTTCGGCCGATGTTTTGAAGACTTCGACTTGCGACATCAGTTCCTTGGCCTGGTCCTTCATGGACTGACTGGCCGAGGTGGTCTCTTCCACCAGCGCGGCGTTCTGCTGCGTGGTTTCGTCCATCTGCATGATGGCCTTATTCACCTGGTCGATGCCGCTGGCCTGCTCCTGCGATGCAGCCGTAATCTCGGCGATGATGTCCGTGACGCGCTTGACGGAGCTGACAATCTCTTCCAGCGTTTTGCCGGATTGATTGACCAACTCGCTGCCGTCGGAGACGCGCTGGATGGACTCGTTGATGAGTCCCTTGATTTCTTTGGCCGCTGTAGCGGAGCGTTGGGCCAAGTTGCGGACCTCGGCGGCCACGACCGCGAACCCACGGCCGTGCTCCCCTGCCCGGGCCGCTTCGACCGCGGCATTCAAGGCCAGGAGGTTGGTCTGGAACGCGATCTCGTCGATCACCGTAATGATGTCAGCAATCTTCTTGCTGCTCTTGTTGATTTCGCCCATCGCTTCGACCGCCCGCACCGTGACCGATCCGCCCTTGTCCGCGATATCGCGCGCGGTGATCGCCAGCTGGTTGGCCTGCTTTGCGTTGTCGGCGTTCTGCTTCACCGTGGACGTCATTTCTTCCATCGAGGCGCTGGTCTCTTCGAGCGACGAGGCCTGTTCGCTGGTGCGCTGCGAGAGATCTTCGTTGCCTTTGGTGATCTGCTCGGCGCCGGCCGTGACACTTTCTGCGGCTTCGCGGACGGTGGTCAGTGCCGTGCCCAACGTCTGGATGGCCCCGTTCAAGCTGGACTTCATCTGATCGAACTCACCCTCGTAGGACCCGGTCATTTGCTTGGTGAGGTCGTTGGCTGCCATCGCCGTCAGAACCATTTGGGCTTCGTGCAATGGCGAGACCACCGCATCCAGCATCTTATTGATACCCAAGGCGAGGGATTTGAAGAAACCCTCGAACTCTTCGGCTTTCATCCGTTGGGAGAGTTCTCCCGCAGCCGCCGCGCCGATCAGCTTGTCGATTTCGTCTTGCGCCTTCTTTTGCGCAGTGATGTCCGCCCATTCGAGCGTGTTGCCGAGATATTCTCCTGAATCGGACACGATGGCGCTGACGGTCAGGGAAAGCGTCAACGGCCCCAGCTTGATGTCCGCCCGGTGGGGAAGATTCTTCGGGTCGCCCAAGAGCCGGCGCTGCATATCGGGGACTTTATGGAAGCTGTCGATGCAGGTGCCGACAATTTTTGCGGTGTCGAACGCCGGCAGCACCTTGCGAATTTCACTTTCCAAGGCCTTCAGCTTGTTCAGAGCCGCTTTGTTGATGTAGGTGATCGTCAGGTTGCGGTCACACATCAGCACGTTGCTGGTGGAGTTATCGAGTGAGTTCTTCAGCGTCGCCATGTCTCGCTCGGCTT
It encodes:
- a CDS encoding CheR family methyltransferase gives rise to the protein MEYPITVKEYDHIRTLLYDESGISLGDNKQSLVVSRLSKRLRELQLDSFDAYYEFVTGDDSGVEFTRMLDLLSTNKTDFFREPKHFDFLRDRILPGLAKEKCIRIWSSACSTGEEPYTIAITLHESVPHPEQWNFQVLASDISTRVLAHAAAGLYGEERIKTVPPDIARRHFLKGRGEKRGLVKVKPHLSDIIKFRRMNLMDDRFPIKQPLDLIFCRNVMIYFDRPTQERLIGKFYKCLKPGGHLFIGHSESLQWVKHSFKTVAPTIYWKEG
- a CDS encoding protein-glutamate methylesterase/protein-glutamine glutaminase produces the protein MGKIRVITVDDSALMRQVLAQLLSKDPDIEVVGSAPDPYIAREKIKALNPDVITLDVEMPKMDGLTFLEKLMRGRPMPVVMVSSLTEAGCQTTLRALELGAVDFITKPKIDLREGMEDIADDLIAKVKAAAVAKIRGAVQAANGSGQAPAPRVVTHLSSAMIKTTDTIIAIGSSTGGTEAVKEVLEVLPPNTPPILITQHMPERFTKTWADRMNQLCRISVKEAEDGDSVLPGHALVAPGSYHMALVRSGARYSVRITQDPPVNRHRPSVDVLFDSVAQYAGANAVGVILTGMGGDGAKGMFAMKQAGAYTIAQDEASCVVFGMPKEAIKLGGVDKILPLGDIAGAVLTHVSRLS
- a CDS encoding methyl-accepting chemotaxis protein, with protein sequence MGLNVGLLESSFALLKPQAEALVSRFYERLFDKYPAVKPMFARTPMSEQKKKLLGSLVLVMQNLRKPETLTPALKQLGARHVAYGTQPAHYGAVAETLLGVMGELAGPAWTHDVKQAWTDALNTIAHIMLEGAREAEPRPASIQQGGMKMATSKKAPTTKPGKLDAKDLAARVDAINRSQAVVEFNLDGTIITANDNFLNCFGYSLDELTGKHHRMFIDPAYAAGPEYQAFWAKLNRGELDAGVYKRLGKGGKELWIQASYNPIMDAKGKLSKVVTFALDVTEEKKKALVKSAMDNSISNVLMCDRNLRVTYINKAAYDKLKALEHEIRKVMPAFNTDTIVGTCIDSFHKAPEMQRRLLDNPNNLPHKADIQLGPLLLELNVGAIISENGEYLGNSLEWSDVTAKRKAERDMATLKNSLDNSTSNVLMCDRNLTITYINKAALNKLKALESEIRKVLPAFDTAKIVGTCIDSFHKVPDMQRRLLGDPKNLPHRADIKLGPLTLSLTVSAIVSDSGEYLGNTLEWADITAQKKAQDEIDKLIGAAAAGELSQRMKAEEFEGFFKSLALGINKMLDAVVSPLHEAQMVLTAMAANDLTKQMTGSYEGEFDQMKSSLNGAIQTLGTALTTVREAAESVTAGAEQITKGNEDLSQRTSEQASSLEETSASMEEMTSTVKQNADNAKQANQLAITARDIADKGGSVTVRAVEAMGEINKSSKKIADIITVIDEIAFQTNLLALNAAVEAARAGEHGRGFAVVAAEVRNLAQRSATAAKEIKGLINESIQRVSDGSELVNQSGKTLEEIVSSVKRVTDIIAEITAASQEQASGIDQVNKAIMQMDETTQQNAALVEETTSASQSMKDQAKELMSQVEVFKTSAEDNHSAPRREYVAATKPAPKPMSAGNGAKAGLKKPAFTSKPAEAKAPVGVGAGNGHDRRRKDDDFEEF
- a CDS encoding STAS domain-containing protein, with product MQIKERPIPNAVILDLNGDLTYAHRDAFKAAVEALRQKGCRHVILNMADVRFVDSSGLGLLALVSQNFKLNQGKVSMLNPQSYVREILGLANIPKLIPVFDNERDAVKNTAQAA
- a CDS encoding STAS domain-containing protein, which produces MQITHRTYRNADVISISGQFNFGTRKEFTAAMEKVKQSGSAHVILNFQQVTFVDSAAIGLLALSSQHYKGTSRKLSLVGIQGTVKQVLQLAHIDQMIPTYASEDLAIGAKAA
- a CDS encoding chemoreceptor glutamine deamidase CheD; this translates as MPVIDTEHFSHVRRVTDSRFPHEIASILPGEFFVSREPMVVYTVLGSCISACIRDPIAGVGGMNHFMLPAPKAHHSGDAWGGESTRYGSFAMEQLINGILQRGGIKTRLEVKLFGAGKIYEGNIDVGARNTEWVLNYLKAEGLNLAKSDLGDVYPRKVYYFTDSGRVLMKKIEKIKNRTIYDREVAYQHKVEEAQEQPQSDITLF
- a CDS encoding PP2C family protein-serine/threonine phosphatase — protein: MNVDANVKPAAPSATATVLLVDDEPVSRLSMAARLKRMGLRVLEAGDGKEGLAILRRERPDLTILDWVMPEMDGPTVCEQVRQDADILSSQLILMTSHDQPEQIAEGLARGADDFLSKSASKQEVIARVQSGLRAASLVRSIESARDELRAKQGELEGELKSAADYIQSLLPVEGEIAPQIDMAWTYRPSLALGGDLFNVSSWDDHSIYFYILDASGHGVSPALRAASFATFLRPENLRHCITQHDPAAMLTEANSRYPLTKDGNYFTIWIGSFNRTTHQLSYATAGHGGALIQRRGGAIEWLTRAHLPLGFEPDSTYELTTIQIADGDRVVLMSDGVYEAPAPTGEIWGTARLEDTLSAHRSVPLKEALPALMAEAERWHGAPVFPDDAALLGLEFRV
- a CDS encoding DUF420 domain-containing protein → MDLKSFLWYAVLTSITGAYFVALAGVRSAKSHDVPHHSRRMIIACTVVGIWLVAYVLKQIMFGREHFGGTSEQYWTLYLPVFATHMLFAVSTIGLGGYNLYMGLHRLRYGSVGAMAAGMTTHRRLGHLLLWTFSGTIGTAYLVYMMIFVWYKE